The following are encoded together in the Haloarcula rubripromontorii genome:
- a CDS encoding TorD/DmsD family molecular chaperone produces MTGQTDTSTVREQASERDTESDGFRSDAAATYAVLAECWREPTEQLVEAIEAGELAPVVGDIGSVGRDRLRTEYTRLFIGPAGPPCPPYESVYRDGDDPDALGPVKGPATTAVVRWYREFGVQPAAAHSDLPDHIATELEFAAYLAEEGLDEQLDQFFEEHLAVWAEEFLEQVETESRDAFYASLATTTREVLYQ; encoded by the coding sequence ATGACTGGACAGACTGACACCTCTACCGTGCGTGAGCAAGCATCCGAGCGCGACACCGAGAGTGACGGGTTTCGGTCGGACGCCGCAGCGACCTATGCCGTCCTCGCCGAATGCTGGCGGGAACCGACCGAGCAGCTGGTCGAGGCTATCGAGGCCGGCGAGCTGGCCCCGGTGGTCGGCGACATCGGCTCGGTCGGCCGGGATCGCCTCAGGACCGAGTACACCCGACTGTTCATCGGTCCGGCGGGACCACCGTGTCCGCCCTACGAGAGCGTCTATCGCGACGGCGACGACCCGGATGCGCTTGGGCCAGTCAAGGGCCCAGCCACGACGGCTGTCGTGCGCTGGTACCGAGAGTTCGGCGTCCAGCCCGCGGCTGCCCATTCGGACCTCCCGGACCACATCGCCACGGAACTGGAGTTCGCCGCCTACCTCGCAGAAGAAGGCCTCGACGAACAGCTTGACCAGTTCTTCGAGGAGCACCTCGCTGTCTGGGCCGAGGAGTTCCTCGAGCAAGTCGAGACAGAGTCACGCGACGCGTTCTACGCGTCGCTGGCAACGACGACCCGGGAGGTACTCTATCAGTAG